A single Acidaminococcus sp. DNA region contains:
- a CDS encoding DMT family transporter: MQKGHQFGVLLVLIGATLWGSSSNSLEYLMNRQHLAWQTVLLIRMIITAICFFGITLFRKENLLAPVREQPELMLKFTVLGMYCMQVPFTLAIHYSNAATGTVLQYLMPAILLGYYLWKERRAPRRRELLAAVLAVLGTTLIATQGRGAVLAVSKEALFWGIVSAFGMAFYTAFAAALLKTYSCFAVIGWGSLGNAILLLLLNPPTFAGAVWDIHTLAAFAVVIVFGTLIAYSVYLESTKYIPASETGALAAFEPLSAYAISILFMGNHVGTAEMAGAACIMIMVWMLSRK; the protein is encoded by the coding sequence TTGCAGAAGGGACATCAGTTCGGCGTGCTGCTTGTGCTTATCGGGGCAACGCTCTGGGGAAGCAGCAGCAACAGCCTTGAATATCTAATGAATCGGCAGCATCTGGCCTGGCAGACCGTGCTGCTTATCCGAATGATTATTACGGCCATTTGTTTTTTCGGTATCACATTGTTCCGCAAGGAGAACTTGCTGGCGCCTGTTCGCGAGCAGCCTGAACTGATGCTGAAGTTTACGGTGCTGGGCATGTACTGCATGCAGGTCCCCTTTACGCTTGCCATCCATTACAGCAACGCGGCAACGGGTACCGTGCTGCAGTATCTGATGCCGGCTATATTGCTGGGGTATTATTTATGGAAGGAACGCCGCGCACCGCGCAGGAGAGAGCTTTTGGCAGCTGTGCTGGCCGTACTTGGAACGACGCTGATTGCAACCCAGGGCCGGGGAGCCGTGCTGGCAGTTTCCAAAGAAGCCCTTTTCTGGGGCATTGTCAGTGCTTTCGGGATGGCTTTTTATACGGCATTTGCCGCTGCGCTGCTTAAAACGTACTCCTGTTTTGCCGTAATCGGCTGGGGCAGCCTGGGCAATGCGATTCTTCTTTTGCTGCTGAATCCCCCGACATTTGCGGGGGCGGTCTGGGATATCCATACACTGGCTGCCTTTGCTGTCGTTATTGTCTTCGGAACTCTTATTGCTTATTCGGTTTACCTGGAAAGTACAAAGTACATACCCGCGTCTGAAACAGGCGCACTGGCCGCGTTTGAGCCGCTTTCAGCCTACGCAATTTCCATTCTTTTTATGGGCAATCATGTAGGTACTGCTGAAATGGCAGGTGCCGCCTGTATCATGATCATGGTCTGGATGTTGTCAAGAAAGTGA
- a CDS encoding DNA-3-methyladenine glycosylase I has protein sequence MRCLDWCHMNAKMEAYHDTEWGVPTHDDRKQFEFLMLEALQCGLSWNLILQKREILRRCFADFDPAAVAAFTEADEKKILAVEGMIRSPRKVHAVVKNARAFLAVQREFGSFSRYLWNYTDGFTYLYDHHSEGQIPAANGLSARISKDLKKRGFSFLGPVTIYSHLQACGIINDHDKTCPRFAELCRLGKIRKLPPDEEM, from the coding sequence ATGAGATGCCTCGATTGGTGCCATATGAACGCTAAAATGGAAGCGTATCACGATACGGAGTGGGGTGTTCCCACGCATGACGACCGGAAACAGTTTGAGTTTCTCATGCTGGAAGCCCTTCAGTGCGGACTGAGCTGGAATCTGATCCTGCAGAAGCGGGAAATTCTGCGCCGCTGCTTTGCCGATTTTGACCCTGCAGCCGTAGCTGCTTTTACAGAAGCTGATGAAAAAAAGATTCTTGCGGTGGAAGGCATGATTCGCTCTCCTCGTAAAGTGCATGCAGTTGTTAAGAACGCCCGTGCCTTTCTGGCTGTTCAGAGGGAATTTGGCAGCTTCAGCCGGTATTTATGGAACTATACTGACGGCTTCACTTACCTTTATGACCATCACTCGGAAGGACAGATTCCGGCGGCAAACGGACTTTCGGCCCGCATCAGTAAGGATCTTAAAAAACGCGGCTTTTCCTTCCTTGGGCCAGTGACAATCTATTCTCACCTTCAGGCCTGCGGAATCATTAATGACCACGATAAGACATGTCCCCGGTTTGCGGAGCTCTGCCGCTTGGGAAAGATACGAAAATTACCGCCGGATGAAGAAATGTAA
- a CDS encoding DMT family transporter: MCGQYLFEHTQIDSTWMITIRQLIAGVIYMGITAAKGKESLWGVWKSGAVNLREMILFSLGLLGAQYGFYSAIRLSNAPTATVLIYTEPVFVVLYQLIVHHRRPESREIFGIFLALTGVFLICTHGDPHSLIISPSALFWAILSALAMTVYTVCPVHLLKEYTSPYIMGWGQLIAGVLLIPFCHLGHSGVDAWTWQTAGALAYIIVLGTVVPFLMYFVGLKVIGPVKAALISCCEPLCSILLSVLLLGTVLTLPDYTGMACIIVTILLMSVGKK; encoded by the coding sequence GTGTGCGGTCAATACCTTTTTGAACATACGCAAATTGATTCCACCTGGATGATTACCATCCGGCAGCTCATTGCCGGTGTCATCTATATGGGAATCACTGCCGCAAAAGGCAAGGAATCCCTGTGGGGAGTCTGGAAAAGCGGAGCCGTCAATCTTCGGGAAATGATCCTGTTTTCCCTGGGACTTTTGGGCGCACAGTACGGCTTCTACTCTGCTATCCGTCTTTCTAACGCGCCGACAGCAACGGTACTTATCTATACGGAACCGGTTTTTGTCGTCCTGTACCAGCTCATTGTCCACCACCGCCGGCCTGAAAGCAGGGAAATCTTTGGTATCTTTCTGGCACTAACAGGCGTTTTTCTCATCTGTACGCACGGCGATCCGCACAGCCTGATTATTTCGCCGTCCGCACTCTTCTGGGCCATCTTGTCGGCTCTTGCCATGACTGTCTATACGGTCTGCCCGGTTCACCTGCTGAAAGAATACACGAGCCCTTATATCATGGGATGGGGGCAGCTCATTGCCGGCGTCCTCCTTATTCCGTTCTGCCATCTGGGACATTCCGGAGTAGATGCCTGGACCTGGCAGACGGCCGGCGCCCTGGCATACATCATTGTACTCGGCACCGTCGTTCCCTTCCTGATGTATTTTGTCGGACTTAAAGTGATTGGTCCCGTCAAAGCAGCGCTCATCAGCTGCTGCGAACCTCTTTGCTCAATTCTTCTGTCTGTACTCCTTCTCGGGACTGTGCTCACACTTCCCGACTATACCGGTATGGCCTGCATTATCGTCACGATTCTGCTCATGTCGGTGGGCAAAAAGTAA